TGGTACGGCATCGCATGTGTCAAGTGGCTTAAGCGTATTGAGGTGCGGGATACCCGGTATATGGGGAGATTCATGGGACGCGATTATGTCACGATGCGTGAAGAGAAACGTCCCGATGGCGAATCGGTCTGGATGGAGACCTCGGTCGGTAGGACACAGTTGAAATCGTTAGCAGCGAAAGTAACGCGTATCGGCGACAAGTACCGTATCTACGGTGCGGCGTGGGGCGCGCCTATTGCTACCGTTGAGGTGAGTATTGATGGCGGCGCATGGCAAAAAGCGACGATTGACCCGGAAGAGAACACGGAATTCGCATGGAAAATCTGGCATCTTAATTGGGATAATCCGCCGAAGGGTGAACATACTGTCGTCTCCAGAGCGATTGATACGAAGGGGAATATCCAACCCGCTGCAGACTCTGACTACATGACTGGGAAACATACTTATTGGGAAAGCAACGGTCAGGTTGTCCGTCGGGTCAATATCGAATAGAAGCCCGAAGGAATCGGGGTTACAAACCCCTCCTACAGTGGAGGGCAGAGCAGAAACTGAATAATTAAAAAAATGAATATAACCGATGCACAGAAACAGCAATTCCAAGAGGAAGGCTATTTCATTTTAGAAAATGTTATCCCGGAACCGCTGCTGGAACTGCTTCGCGGTGAATGCGGGACCTTTATCAATCAGGCGGATGCTGAGATGGCGCGGCAGGACACAGATGTACTCGGTCTCAACCATCGCGGTAAACGGTATTTCGTCTCAAACTGCTTCAGGAGGCAGCCAAAACTCCGCGAATTCCTGTTCAGCGACTTGATGGCAGATGTCTGCCGCGCCACCTTAGGCGATACGGCGTATCTCTTCTGGGAACAATATGTCGTCAAAGGCGCGGAAGAGGGGATGAAATTCAGTTGGCATCAGGATTCAGGCTACGTCGGTTATCCCGATCACAAACCGTATCTCACCTGTTGGTGTGCCCTTGACGATATGTCCGAAGAGAACGGGACAGTCTATGTAATGCCGTTTTCCAACATCGGTATCCGTTCATGGGTAAAGCACATCCGTGACGATGAAAGCAATGATATGGTGGGCTATTTCGGACCGGAGAAGGGTGTCCCTGCTATCGTACCTGCGGGGAGCATTGTGGCGTTTACGAGTGTCAACTTCCACTGCAGCGGGACGAACTACACGAATAATCTGCGGCGTGCCTACCTCGCACAGTATTCCGCTGAGCCTCTTCTCTCACATGATGGGAGTCGTTTGTGGGGCAATGCGGAACCGTTGTTGCGGGATGGAAAGTCTGCTGTAGGAGAACCGCCGCCGGAGATTACGTCGCGGTTTGATTAGGATAGATTGTGAGGAAATTTGTTCTCTACTCGGTGTTGTTAAGTTTTTCAAGCGATTGCTCAATCTCGATTTTGAGGTCTTGGTCGTCGGTTTCCTCTGCTAATTCCA
The nucleotide sequence above comes from Candidatus Poribacteria bacterium. Encoded proteins:
- a CDS encoding phytanoyl-CoA dioxygenase family protein, which produces MNITDAQKQQFQEEGYFILENVIPEPLLELLRGECGTFINQADAEMARQDTDVLGLNHRGKRYFVSNCFRRQPKLREFLFSDLMADVCRATLGDTAYLFWEQYVVKGAEEGMKFSWHQDSGYVGYPDHKPYLTCWCALDDMSEENGTVYVMPFSNIGIRSWVKHIRDDESNDMVGYFGPEKGVPAIVPAGSIVAFTSVNFHCSGTNYTNNLRRAYLAQYSAEPLLSHDGSRLWGNAEPLLRDGKSAVGEPPPEITSRFD